Proteins encoded by one window of Cylindrospermum stagnale PCC 7417:
- the hemF gene encoding oxygen-dependent coproporphyrinogen oxidase, protein MLTKSQTPAVAAESSTTSLPPTDAKARVRQFMQQLQDEISQALTVLDGVGKFKEDGWERPEGGGGRSRILRDGAIFEQAGVGFSEVWGDQLPPSILAQRPDAAGHSFYVTGTSMVLHPRNPYVPTVHLNYRYFEAGPVWWFGGGVDLTPYYPFAEDATHLHKTLKQACDQHHPEYYSVFKRWCDEYFYLKHRNETRGVGGLFFDYQHNQSALYGGPDPNGEAAAYSNKVGKPAPRSWEELFAFVQDCGRAFLPAYVPIVERRHGMEYGDRQRNFQLYRRGRYVEFNLVYDRGTIFGLQTNGRTESILMSLPPLVRWEYGYQPEPNSPEAELYETFLKPQDWVNWMPGQ, encoded by the coding sequence ATGTTGACCAAATCACAAACCCCAGCTGTAGCAGCAGAATCATCCACGACCTCTTTACCGCCAACTGACGCTAAGGCTAGGGTTCGTCAGTTTATGCAACAGTTGCAAGACGAAATTAGTCAAGCTTTGACGGTTCTGGATGGTGTCGGTAAGTTTAAAGAAGATGGTTGGGAACGACCAGAAGGTGGTGGGGGGCGATCGCGCATATTACGCGATGGAGCCATCTTTGAACAAGCAGGTGTAGGGTTTTCTGAAGTTTGGGGAGATCAACTACCGCCTTCAATTTTAGCCCAACGTCCAGATGCGGCAGGACATAGCTTCTATGTGACGGGCACTTCAATGGTGTTACATCCCCGCAATCCCTATGTGCCCACAGTCCATCTGAATTATCGCTATTTTGAAGCGGGGCCAGTCTGGTGGTTTGGCGGCGGTGTGGACTTGACACCCTATTATCCCTTCGCCGAAGATGCAACACATTTACATAAAACACTGAAGCAGGCATGCGATCAACATCACCCAGAGTATTATTCTGTGTTTAAGCGTTGGTGTGATGAATATTTTTATCTGAAGCATCGGAATGAAACACGCGGCGTCGGTGGTCTGTTTTTTGATTATCAACATAATCAAAGTGCTTTATATGGTGGACCCGATCCGAATGGGGAAGCGGCTGCTTACAGTAACAAGGTAGGAAAACCAGCGCCACGCAGTTGGGAAGAATTATTTGCTTTTGTGCAAGATTGCGGTAGAGCCTTTTTACCAGCCTATGTACCGATTGTAGAACGGCGACATGGCATGGAATATGGCGATCGCCAACGGAACTTTCAACTGTACCGCCGGGGTAGGTATGTAGAATTTAACTTGGTTTACGACCGAGGGACTATTTTTGGACTGCAAACCAACGGACGCACAGAATCAATTCTCATGTCTTTACCGCCCTTGGTGCGTTGGGAATACGGCTATCAGCCAGAACCCAATTCTCCCGAAGCCGAGTTATATGAAACCTTCCTCAAACCTCAAGATTGGGTAAACTGGATGCCAGGTCAATAG